Sequence from the Sanguibacter keddieii DSM 10542 genome:
TCCGTCGAGACGCTCGTCGCCGAGCTCGGTGACGTGGACATCCTCGTCAACAACGTCGGGCTCTTCGGTCTCGGCAGCTTCGAGTCGACCACCGACGAGGAGTGGGACCACTACCTCGAGGTCAACCTCATGAGCGGGGTCCGCCTCTCCCGCCACGTCCTGCCCGGGATGCTCGAGCGAGGCTGGGGTCGAGTCCTCTTCGTCAGCAGCGAGTCCGGCGTGAACGTCCCCGCCGACATGATCCCCTACGGGGTCACCAAGGCCGCGATGATCGCCCTCGGCAACGGTCTGGCCAAGCGCACCCGTGGCACGGCGGTGACGGTCAACACGGTGCTCGGCGGCCCGACGTACTCGGACGGCGTGGCGTCCGCGGTCGAGGCGGTCGCAGCCGCTCAGTCCGCGCCGGCGGAGGCGGTCAAGGCCTCGATCATCGGCCAGAACCGGACCACGCTGCTCGAGCGGTTCATCGAGCCGGACGAGGTCGCGTCGCTGGTGGTCTACCTGGCGAGCCCGCTCGCGTCGGCGACGAACGGGGCAGCAGTGCGAGGGGACGGCGGGGTGCTCACCGGGATGCTCTGAGCCGGTCGCGGCGCGTGACCGAGAGCGGCTCAGCAGCGACGTCGTCGCGGCCGGTGTCAGGGGCAGGGCATACCGTGACCGGGACACGATCGACGCGAGGGAGATGGGGCGGGGTGCGAGGCAAGACGTTGCAGAGGCGTGCTGCCGAGCGCGCGCTCGAGCTGCCAGGGTCAGAGCTGACGCACCCCTTCGGGGAGGACTGGGACGTGTACAAGGTCCGCGGCAAGATCTTCATGCTGCAGACCGCGGTGACTGCCGAGCCGATCGTCGTCCTCAAGGCGGCCCCCGCCGACAGCCGGAGCCTCCGTGAGGCCCACGACGACATCACCCCGGGTTACCACATGAACAAGAAGCACTGGATCACCCTGCACCCCGACGGCGACCTCGGTGCCGCGATGGTCGACGACCTCGTCACCGAGTCGTACCTGCTGGTCGTCGAGCGGCTGCCGAAGAAGGTCCAGCCCGTCGACCCGACGACCTTCGGGTCTGGCTCGTGAGCCTCGACGGCGCAGGCCTCGAGGAGGTCGCCAACCGGACAGCACGAGCCCTGGACGGGGTCTCCGAGGGCTACCCGTTCACCGACAGCCTGCTCGTCCACAAGGTGTGCGGGCGCATCTTCGTCGTCGTGAACGAGAACCCGGACGACCTGCTCGTGACCGTCAAGGTCGACCCCGAGGACGCCGACGCCCTCGTACGTCAGCACGAGAGCATCGGGCGCGCCCGCTACTTCGACAAGCGGCACTGGGTGTCGGTCACCCCGGGCCCCGGGATCACCGACTCCCTGGTCGAAGACCTCGTCCACGACTCCTACGACACCGTGGTCGCCCGCCTCCCGCGCCGCGAACGCGACGGCCTGGACCGGGTGTGCGACGGTCGGGGCTCGACGGGCTGAGGTCGACCGGGCCGTGGACCCTGCGCTCAGGCCACCCACCCGGGCTCGAGGAGCAGCCCTTGGACGGTCTCGAGGAGCCGTGCTGCGTGGAAGCCGTCCGCTGCGGCGTGGTGCACCTGCAGTGCGACGGGCAGGCGGAGAGAGCCCTCCCGCTCGACGTACCGACCGAGCGTGAAGATCGGTGCCAGGTGGTCGAACCCTGGCTGGACCGCGAGCGAGAACCCGGTGAAAGACGTCCAGGGGAGACTCGAGACGTCGAAGGAGTTCGCCGGCGGTGGGCCCTGCGGGAACATCTCGGTCGCCGTGCGGTGCTCGGTCAGCAGGGCCGCCGCCGTGTCGTGGAACGCGGCAAAGCTCGGGTCGTAGGGAGCCCACACGCTCGCGAAGGTCTCCCGAGCCGCGTTGAAGACCGTGAACGACGGGTGGACCACGGGCCAGGTGGCCGGGGCGCCGTCGGGCGTGAGGCACATGCGGAACTCGTCATGCTGGTTCACGGCTGTCGCCAGGGCCCAGATTTGCGCGATGTAGGTCTTCCGGGTGGAGTCGCGGAGGGCCTCCACGAATGCTGTGGCGTCCAGATCGACGGTGAGCGCGTAGGTGCACGGGACGGCCGAGCGGTAGTGCTCGAAGTGCTGTCGCCTCGGCCAGGTCGAGAGGTCGATCGGGGTCGCAGAGGGAGAGGTCATCTTCCCATCCTGTCCGCCGACCGGGAGAGGGTCGAGGTGTTTCTCGGCAGGCAGGAGCGCTCGGGCTGCCCGGGGCTCCGGTCTCCGTCTGCACCGGACAGCGGTCCGAGCCCCTTGTAGCGTGGAGGAGGACCGTAGCGATCGACGACGACGTCGACGACAGGACAGGGGACCACTCATGGCGACCAGCAGCACCACGACCACCGGGCAGCGCCGCACGCTCGACGCGCACGACACCGACGGGCTCGTGGTGCGCACCGTCGCCGGGCAGGTGGAGGGCCGCACCCAACCGGTGCGGGAGGGCGAGTGCCGCGTCTGGTTCGGGGTGCCCTTCGGTGATCTCCCGCCCGACAGCACCCGTTTCCGGGCAGCGAGCGAGCCGCAGCGGTGGACGGGCGTCCGCGACTGCGTGACCTCGGGGCCGCGCGCACCACAGGCCGACCGCCCCGGTGACGTCAGAGCGGCCAGTCACCCGCAGAGCGAGCGAGACTGCCTCACCGTCAACGTCTGGGCGCCGCCGGCCTCGCGTGGCGGCGGGCACCCGGTGCTCGTGTGGTTCCACGGGGGCGGTTTCACTGGCGGGTCGACGGCGGACCCGTCCGCCGCGGGCGACGTGCTCGCCGCCGAGCACGACGTCGTGGTCGTGCACGCCGCCTACCGCCTGGGTGTGCTCGGCGCGCTCACGCTCGACCACCTGCTCGGAGACGCCTTCGCGCGCTCGGGCAGCGCGGGGCTGGGCGACCAGGTCCAGGCGCTGCGGTGGGTCCGGGAGAACATCGAGGAGTTCGGCGGCGACCCGGGCTCGGTGACGATCGCGGGGGAGTCGGCTGGCGGGAGCTCGGTCTCGACGCTTCTCGGCACGCCGGCCGCGCTCCCGCTCGTGCACCGCGGCATCGTCCAGAGCGGACCGCACCGCGCCGTCTCCCGCGAGCAGGGGATCGAGACCACCGACCGGGTGCTCGACGCTCTCGGGCTCCGACGCGCGGACGCCGGCACGCTGCTCGGCGCGCCGGTCCGCGACCTGCTCCGGGCGCAGGGTGCCGTGCTGGCAGACCTGGCGCGGAGCGCACCGAGCGAGCGGGTCGTGCCGTTCGTGCCGGTGATCGGCAGCGACCTCCTCCCCGCCGACCCGGCCGGAGACGGCACCCACTTCGCCGACGGCATCGACCTGCTCGCCGGGACGGCCCTCGACGAGGCAGCGCTCTTCCTCTTCGGAGCACGAGGGCGATCCGGCGAGGACAACCAACGGACCCTCGACGACCTGCTCGCCCGTCAGCCTGCCCCGGACGCCGCGGTCACCTGGGCGGCAGCCTTCGAGGCGGACACCAGGACCGCTGCGACCGGATACCCCGCGCTCGAGGCGTACCTCACCGACCTGTACTACAGGGCCGGTACGGACCGTCTGCTCGACTCCCGGGTGTCGGCGCAGGGGTCGACGTCGGCGTACCTGTTCACCTGGCGCAGCGACGCCGTGCCGGAGCTGGGTGCCGCGCACTCGATCGAGACGCCGTTCGTCTTCGGCCACCTCGACCGCGGCACCACCCGGGACCTCGTCGGTCCGGACGCCCCGCGTGACCTCTCGCAGGCGATGACGGAGGCGTGGGCGACCTTCGTGCACACCGGGCGGCCCGCCGCCGCAGGCCTCCCGGACTGGCCCGAGCACGACCCACGGCGACGCGCGACGATGCTGCTCGGCAGCGAGAGCACGGTCGTCGACGACCCCCGACCGCACCTGCGCCGGTGGTGGCGGGAGGCGGAGGTGCCGCGGGTCTGACCGGTCCGGGCCCTAGGCGGTGACGCTCGCGTGCGCGTCGGCGAGCAGCTCGACCGATCGCAGCCGGGCCGGCGTCGCGAGCGAGGCGTGCGCGACGATGACCTCGTCGGCGCCCACGCTCTCGCCGAAGCGGGCGACGTACTCGGCGACCTCGGGCCCCGTGCCGACACCGGTGTAGGTCATCATGCTCGCGACCTGCGCACCGGCGGGGGAGTCGAGGAGCATGTCGAGCTCGTCGTCGCTGAACGTCTGGGTCACCGGGATCTGGCGGCTCTGGCGCAGCATCATGAGCAGACGTGCGCGCCGCGAGAGCAGCAGCTGCTGGGCGGCGTCGTCGTGGTCGTCAGCCGCGATCGCGTTGACACCGGCGATCACGTACGGCTGGTCGAGCTGCTTCGAGGGCCGGAACTCGGAGCGGTACGCGGCGACCGCGGCGTGCAGTGCGTCCGGGGCGAAGTGCGAGGCGAAGGCGTACGGCAGCCCGAGCGCAGCAGCGAGGTGCGCGCCGAACAGCGACGACCCGAGGATGTAGAGCGGCACTCGCGACCCGGCACCCGGGGTGGCACCGACACCTGGCACGCGGGACTCGCCGGCCAGGAAGGCCTGGAGCTCGACGACGTCCTGCGGGAACTGGTCCGAGGCCGCAGGATCACGTCGCAGCGCGCGGAAGGTCGCCTGGTCGCCGCCCGGCGCTCGGCCGAGACCCAGGTCGATGCGCCCGGGGTGCAGGGCCTCGAGGGTCCCGAACTGCTCCGCGATGGTCAGCGGCGAGTGGTTGGGCAGCATCACGCCGCCTGCGCCGAGCCGGATGGTCGACGTCTGGCTCGCCACGTGCGCGATGAGCACCGACGTGGCGCTCGACGCGATCGACGCCATGTTGTGGTGCTCGGCGTACCAGACACGGCGATAACCGCTCTTCTCCGCCTGCTGGGCGAGCGCGACGGAGGCCGCGAAGCTGTCGCTCGCCGTCTCTCCGGGGGCGATCGGGGCGAGGTCGAGGATCGAGAGTGGGAGCGTCATGCTCTGGACAACAGCCTGCGTGCAGGCACTGTTCCCGCCCGCGCCGTGCCGGGCGTCACGCCGTGGTGCTCTCCTGCCCCGCCGACCGTGACCTGGTCACCGTCAGGGACACCGAGGCCGCGATGATGAGCACGGACACGATGGTCGACCAGC
This genomic interval carries:
- a CDS encoding MmcQ/YjbR family DNA-binding protein produces the protein MRGKTLQRRAAERALELPGSELTHPFGEDWDVYKVRGKIFMLQTAVTAEPIVVLKAAPADSRSLREAHDDITPGYHMNKKHWITLHPDGDLGAAMVDDLVTESYLLVVERLPKKVQPVDPTTFGSGS
- a CDS encoding carboxylesterase/lipase family protein, which produces MATSSTTTTGQRRTLDAHDTDGLVVRTVAGQVEGRTQPVREGECRVWFGVPFGDLPPDSTRFRAASEPQRWTGVRDCVTSGPRAPQADRPGDVRAASHPQSERDCLTVNVWAPPASRGGGHPVLVWFHGGGFTGGSTADPSAAGDVLAAEHDVVVVHAAYRLGVLGALTLDHLLGDAFARSGSAGLGDQVQALRWVRENIEEFGGDPGSVTIAGESAGGSSVSTLLGTPAALPLVHRGIVQSGPHRAVSREQGIETTDRVLDALGLRRADAGTLLGAPVRDLLRAQGAVLADLARSAPSERVVPFVPVIGSDLLPADPAGDGTHFADGIDLLAGTALDEAALFLFGARGRSGEDNQRTLDDLLARQPAPDAAVTWAAAFEADTRTAATGYPALEAYLTDLYYRAGTDRLLDSRVSAQGSTSAYLFTWRSDAVPELGAAHSIETPFVFGHLDRGTTRDLVGPDAPRDLSQAMTEAWATFVHTGRPAAAGLPDWPEHDPRRRATMLLGSESTVVDDPRPHLRRWWREAEVPRV
- a CDS encoding MmcQ/YjbR family DNA-binding protein, encoding MSLDGAGLEEVANRTARALDGVSEGYPFTDSLLVHKVCGRIFVVVNENPDDLLVTVKVDPEDADALVRQHESIGRARYFDKRHWVSVTPGPGITDSLVEDLVHDSYDTVVARLPRRERDGLDRVCDGRGSTG
- a CDS encoding SDR family NAD(P)-dependent oxidoreductase — translated: MDLQLRGKTAFVSGSTQGIGRAVASRLAAEGARVVVNGRDPETVDAVTTELRRAHPGADHSGIAADFADPTSVETLVAELGDVDILVNNVGLFGLGSFESTTDEEWDHYLEVNLMSGVRLSRHVLPGMLERGWGRVLFVSSESGVNVPADMIPYGVTKAAMIALGNGLAKRTRGTAVTVNTVLGGPTYSDGVASAVEAVAAAQSAPAEAVKASIIGQNRTTLLERFIEPDEVASLVVYLASPLASATNGAAVRGDGGVLTGML
- a CDS encoding LLM class flavin-dependent oxidoreductase, with translation MTLPLSILDLAPIAPGETASDSFAASVALAQQAEKSGYRRVWYAEHHNMASIASSATSVLIAHVASQTSTIRLGAGGVMLPNHSPLTIAEQFGTLEALHPGRIDLGLGRAPGGDQATFRALRRDPAASDQFPQDVVELQAFLAGESRVPGVGATPGAGSRVPLYILGSSLFGAHLAAALGLPYAFASHFAPDALHAAVAAYRSEFRPSKQLDQPYVIAGVNAIAADDHDDAAQQLLLSRRARLLMMLRQSRQIPVTQTFSDDELDMLLDSPAGAQVASMMTYTGVGTGPEVAEYVARFGESVGADEVIVAHASLATPARLRSVELLADAHASVTA
- a CDS encoding CatA-like O-acetyltransferase, translated to MTSPSATPIDLSTWPRRQHFEHYRSAVPCTYALTVDLDATAFVEALRDSTRKTYIAQIWALATAVNQHDEFRMCLTPDGAPATWPVVHPSFTVFNAARETFASVWAPYDPSFAAFHDTAAALLTEHRTATEMFPQGPPPANSFDVSSLPWTSFTGFSLAVQPGFDHLAPIFTLGRYVEREGSLRLPVALQVHHAAADGFHAARLLETVQGLLLEPGWVA